From the genome of Penaeus chinensis breed Huanghai No. 1 chromosome 13, ASM1920278v2, whole genome shotgun sequence:
tttattatatccttatggatatatgtactgtCCTACAAAAAGGTTCTAgtgtcaagattttttttttatgtagcccATTTATATCCTTATAGACTAAATAAACTGattaaatttgaatttgaacatTTGCATGCACACCTGAGGGGCCATGTAAAGGTTGCGTTAAGGTCAAACTTATACATTTTCCCTATGCATGATATTAgagattctttttctttgtaaatttgccgAATTTCACTTTCTTAAAGGAGAGATGTGAATTCCAGCATGGCCAGTTTTCTTTTTACGTAATACTTTCATCAGTCTGATATAATCTTATTTGACAGAAATTATCTGATATTCTCGTAGGTTTCACTAACACCATTATGTATAACGACGAACcgtattcattgtgacaaatgtagaaaaagtaggaATGAAAttcaatatctttacaatacaaaagCTGTATTTGATTGGTTTCGATTACATACTCAtcagagatatatgaatatataatcgaaaccggccaaatccttgtattgtgaagatattcattctcatccatatctTTTCTAAATCACCTGTAACCTCACGCAATGTGTATTTGGTATGTTGATATCCACTACGGAGAACAAAATTGAAGTGTCTTTGCCTAATGCGTTTGCCGAGGTTTGTAACACGTacacagaaaaaaatgtgtagGATATATGACTATCACAGTTATCGTCTTTAACAAGACTCAGAAATATACTCAGGAATAATAACcagaaatatttttgaaaatgttgTATTTGAAGAGAATTGGCAAACACTAAAGTACACGTGTGCAACTGGAATTGTAAAACCGACGTCCCTTATGGAACACATCACTGAATGTCTACAAATCATGCAGCAACCACCGACAATAATTCTGGCAGTGTCTGATCGAAGCCCGAAACACTTTAAACACCTTTCAACATGCATCGCTTCGTTAGTGACCGTAGCTAGGCTGGTGTCCCTAGCTCGGCTGGTGACCGTAGCTCGCTTTCTGACCGTAGCTCGCCTGGTGACCGTAGATCGGCTGGTGATCGTAGGTCGGCTGGTAGCTGTAAGCTACCTTGACTGGTGTGTAGGGCACGTAGACAGGGCGGTAAACCACAGGTCTGGGTCTGTACACCTTCTTCTTATGGCCCTTTTTCTTGAAGGGATCAGCATCTGGGTTGGCGGCGCTGAGAAGCGCCAGAAACACCACCaatagaacaagaagaaagactgACTGCTccagagaaagcaaggaagagcATGTTACACGAACGCTTATAGGATATCACTACATTAGTTccctaaagaaaattaaaaaggccAATATTGCATTGCAATCCTCTTCCTGTTATGATTGCAtctgaaaaataaacaacatatatatatataaatatatatatatatatatatatgtatatgtgtgtgtgtgtgtgtgtgtgtgtgtatgtgtgtatacatatatatatatatatatatacatgtttatatatatatatacatacttatgtatgtatatatataaatatatgtatatatatatgtgtgtgtgtgtgtatgcacacacacacacacacatatatacatttatatttatatttatttacatatatatgtatatatgtatgtatgtatatgtgatggtgtgtgtttgtctgtgtatatatatatatatatatatatatatatatatatatatatgtgtgtgtgtgtgtgtgtatatacatatacaataaatactagAGAGTAGATCTACTACGCTGAGTAAATTCACAGAATTATCAGTGACATTCCGGTAGTTTCTAGTCAGTGAGCGGATGATTACTTGTAGTTACTTACAAACTTCATTTCACCGTGGCGAATATACATAAACCTCAAAGTTCGTTCGAGGAATGTGCCGTTGGTGTTATGTCCTTACTTATATAGTAAGTCCGCAATGACCTCACGCCTTTTTTTCTGCTCGATGCGGttggaaaataaaagacaagagaaTGGAGAAGTTTCAAGTAAAACTTAGGGATGTCGCCGCGGAAGCGAGTAGAATCTTAAATCTTAACTGAGCATTTCCGGGTCCTTCCGAAACTCGCTGGAATAAGTAGAGCAATGTTGACTAGTCCTCGTGGTCGCTTACAGGCTCTCTTTCATTAACGTTTGTATGGTAATACACatggagacatacatacatatatatatatatatatatatatatattatatatatatgtatatattttatatatatgtatatatattatatatatacataaataaatgctgtgtatatatatatgtatatatacacacataaacacagtatgtatatatctatatctatatctatttatatatatatacacacacacagacagtgtgtatgtatgtatatgtatatatgtatatatatacagtgtgtatgtatgtataagtatatatatatacatagtgtgtatgcatgcatatgtatatgtatatatatgtttatatatatatatatatatatatagatatatatatattatatatatatatatatatatatatatatatatatataacgcagtgtgtatgtatgtatgtatgtatgtatgtatatgtatatatacatatatatgtaaatatatatatatatatatatatatatatatatatatatatattatgtgtgtgtgtgtgtgtgtaatatatatatatatatatatatatatatatatatatatatattatataacaaagtgtgtatatatgtatatgtatatatacatacattatatatatatatatatatatatatatatatataaatatatatatatatatatatataatatatatatacatatatatatatatatatatatatatatatatatatatgtgtgtgtgtatatatttacatacacacaatatgtatgtatgtatatgtataaatatatacatatatatatatatatattatatatatatatatatatatatatatatatatatatatatatatatatatatatatatatatatatatatataaactgcatatatatatatatatatatatatatatatatatatatgtatatatataatgatatatatatataaaatatatatatacatatatacatatatatacatatatatacatatatatacacatatatatatatatatatatatatatatatatatatatatatatatatatataaactgcatatatatatatatatatatatatatatatatatataaactgcatatatatatatatatatatatatatatatatatatatatatatatatatgtatatatataatgatatatatataaaatatatatatacatatatacatatatatacatatatatacatatatatatatatatatatatatatatatatatatatatatatatatatttatatatatatatgtgtgtgtgtgtgtatctgtgtgtgtttgtttgtatatatataaatgtatattatatatatatatatatatatatatatatatatatatataatatatatgtgtgtgtgagtgtgtgtgtgtgtgtgagtgtgtgtgagtgtgtgtgtgtgtttgtgtgtgtgtgtatgtgaatgattaaatgaatatatatatatatatatatatatacatacatatacatacagtatatatatatatatatatatatatatatatatatatatatatgtgtgtgtgtgtgtgtgtgtgtgtgtgtgtgtgtgtgtgtgtgtgtgtagatgtataaacttgtctgtatatacgtatttatgtatatatatatttttatatactgcatatatatatatatatatatatatatatatatatatatatatatatatgcagtatgtatgtatatatatatatatatatatatatatatatgcatacatactgcatatatatatatatatatatatatatatatatatatatatgcagtatgtatgtatatatatatatatatatatatatatatatatatatatatatgcatacatactgcatatatatatatatatatatatatatatatatatatatatatatatatatatatatatatatatgcagtatataaaaatatatatatatatatatatatacataaatatgtatatacagacaagtttatacatctacacacacacacacacacacacacacacacacacacacacatatatatatatatatatatatatatatatatatatatatactgtatgtatatgtatgtatatatatatatatatatatatatatatatatatatatatatatatattcatttaatcattcacatacacacacacacaaacacacacacacactcacacacactcacacacacacacacactcacacacacatatatattacatatatatatatatatatatatatatatatatgtatatatatatatatatatatatatatatatataatatacatttatatatatacaaacaaacacacacagatacacacacacacacatatatatatatatatatatatatatatatatatatatatatatatatatatacatatatgtatatatatgtatatgcatatcctctatatatatatatatatagatagatagatagatagatatgaatatacatagatagatagatatatagatttatatatgttttagatataaatacttaaatatatgtatgtatatatatagatatagatatgcacacacacacacacacacacatacacacacacacacacacacacacacacacacaaacacacacacacacacacacacatatatatatatgtagacacacgcatacacacacacaaacacacatacgcacatacacacacgcacatatatatgtatatatatatatgcatatatatatatatatatatatatatatatatatatacgcagagtaCTCTCctagtactttatatatatatatatatatatatatatatatatatatataaacacatatatatatatatataaatatatatatatatatatatatatatatacacatacataagtttacatgtgtgtatgtgtgtgtgtatatatatatatatatatatatatatatatatatatatatatatatatttttttttttttttttttttttttgtatacatccatatacgaTTGCCACACTCAAAAACATATGCATCAGCTTATCCATAAGTTTTCATGAGTTTTATATTTAACTGATTTAGAAAACTTAAATTACTGTGTGTTAAATGGATAGAATTTATAACTTTTAGTGAATACAATTTGCTTTCTTTAGTCCTTTAAACTACATCATCTAATGACttgaataacaataaaatgctCTTAATACATGTATGCTATACTTGCTGCATTGACAATGTTCAGACATTTCCATACTAGGAACCTGCTTGTGCATTCCTGTATGACGTTCGCTTGCAGCGTGAGAGCCTACCAACTAGCGGGATGTCCCTGAGTGAGTGATTAGTGCCAAATATCTCGGTTTATTTAATTATGAGATCTATGGTATTCTTGTAAACATGTGAAACAGGAGAGATCAGACATGCTTCCTTCGTTTGTTTAAGCTTACACCTATCTAATTTGGCCTGCAGCCTCTGTGGCTGCTATTTACCATTGGCGAAAGAAGTCCAAATTTACGACACCGATCCCGTAGCCGTAGAGGCAGGAAGAAGTCGTCCGTATAAAGAGAGAGGACTGCACAATGGCGAAGGTGCACTTGTGTCCAGCTCGGCCAGGATTTCACACAGCAAAATGAGAATCGTAAGTGAACCCAGAGACAGGTTCTGTTCTGGTTTCTTTCCACATTTTAGTGTAAAAGAGTTCAACTGACCGCATGGTCAAGGTTGGGCAagtctcattctttttttatttgttttatttacttatttgtataaatgcaccaacggccagtgtgtgtgtgtgtctgtgtaagtgcgtgagtattcgtgtgtgtgtgcgtgcgtgcgcggatgtgtgcgtgagtgtgtgtaggtatatacatcaAGTATTCTCTACATTATTaacaatctgtctatccatctatctatctatctatccatctttgcttctttctatctctctatttttctccatctttacctttccctatctctctatcattttcatataaagcattttatttaaatttagcAACGCAGCTGCAGTAATATCTGGGCCCGTCTTCTCCTTTGCAGACAACCCTGTTCGTCGCGGTCTTGGTTGCGTTGGCGGCGATGTTCACCGCCACCGAAGCCAATCCGACCTTCTTTAAAAataagggcggcggcggcggaaaaGGCGGTGGCGGCAAAtacggtggcggcggcggcggcggaaaaAGCGGCGGCAAGTTCGGTAGCGGCAAGTTCGGCCTGTTCGGAGGGGAAGGGCACCTGTTCCCTCTTTTCGGTGGCCTATTAGGGAAGAAGGGATGAGCGGAAATGGCTGCGGGAGGAAGAAAATCAGACACTCCAAGTCGCAGGATTCTAGTGCTGTGCGCGGCTTGGCTCGAAAACAGTCAGCACCCTCGCTCTCGAGGGTAGGAAAATGTGTAcagagttaagaaaaaaaatatatgcgtaCTGCAATTTTATGTCATCGTTTcactggagagagagggagtgagagagagagagagagagagagagagagagagagagagagagagagagagagagagagagagagagagagagagagagagagagagagaaagagagaaagagagagagagagagagagagagagagagagagagagagagagagagagagagcatttgccTAAAACACGTGACGATAACATGAGTGCCTTACGTATCGACTACATGCCATATCGAGACACCCCGTACATTTCAACCAGTTTCCTATACTGCCTGTCTtattaacactctctctctcactctatcattttttttttctctgcacacacacatatacatatacacaaacacacaagcttacacgcataaaaaaaatacacctacacacatatatacgcatgtgttcacacacatatatgcacgcatgcacacacgcacacaaacacacatacatatatatatacacacaaacatacacatatagacgcatacacatacacgcatacgcacacacacacatacacacatacacacacacacccacacacacctacatgcatacacaaatacacaaacacatacacacatacgcacacacacacacagacacacacatacacattatatatgtatatatatatatatatatatatatatatatatattacatatatatattgtaaatacaaatatatatatatatatatatacatgtattacatttatataatatatatacatgtgtatatacacacatatatataaatatacttatatatatatacatatatatatatatatatatatatatatatatatatatatatatacatacacgcatacatacatgtgcatatatgtgtatatatacatacatacatatatacatatgtatatatataaatatatattgtatatttatataaacatttacacacactcacacacaataccctatatatatatttatttatatatatataaacatatttatgcacacacatatacaatactatatatatatatatatatatatatattatatatatatatatatatatatatatatatatatatatatatatatatatatatatatatatatatatatagggtattcATGTTGAGACAGCCACTTCGCGAGGCTGGCCAATGTCTCCAAAAAGTATTACGTATCACAGGAGGCATATGGAATAGTATCGGTATCGTTAAgtcatttaattaatttctttcgTGCAAACACCGGAGATTCGGTTTTGGGTTCGTGGTTCGAATTCATTGAGTTGAACTAGCGACTCGTTGCCTCGAATCTTTCATTCCGTCGTCTGAAATCGCATAACGAGATAGAgaattgtctttatttctttatttaatttatatttcaaCTTGTTCTTTTGAggtatttctgtttgtttataatgATTCCTTTATTTACCAAGTATATTCAGTATCAAGGGTATATGAAACTTGACTTTTTTCACTTGCAAGGACCGGTTGGTGGGGACGTCAAAAAATTATTGTCTATAAGTTGAATCTACCAAAACTTATAGAAAACGTAATAGGAAGTGCAGGTAAGTTATtttgagaataaataaaaaatggtaattgAAATTTATGAACTTTGAACATGGCTGTGAATTTGGAATTTTAAAAATTGCAAGGTTGAAAATATTGAACGCTGAAATGTATTAATGTACTGAAACATGGAGAACCCAGGATATCTTGTGGATTTTAGATCAAGAAAATTACATCTTTATTGTGGTTCTTAACCTTAGGAATATGACTTGACTGTTGAACCTATTTTATTCATCGTTTTCTTTTCTGCATTTTACTATTAATGGAAAGTGCTCTCCCAATGCTAAGTCCTGAATTTGTTATAATAAATCAGGGTAAAGACCCTGGAGTTTATATAAACCTTAATGTGGCTTAAATAAAACATTCTCAAAGAATTTCCTTGAACCATCATttttgtctgcacacacacacacacacacacacgcacacacacacacacacacacacacacacacacacacacacacacacacatacatttatatatacatatatacttggttACTTAGCGTAAGTTAAGGGGATCATGCTAGGGCCAACTAGGGTGACTAAGAACTGTACTTGATGGGGCATAGAATTTGATTCTGCGCTTGTTCTTTCACTAGCACTTGGAAGTTCGTCAGGTACTGAATTCAACCAGTAGTCTAAATTTCCTTTAAACGCTCTCCTAAAGCAGTGAATTCTGTTCTTAATACTTTTTGGCCTACTTTAGAATATTTCTACCGGCAATTAAGTTTCTTGATCGGAACGTATGGGCTGGTATCCCAGTAAAAGACTTAGTTCAGGTTTTTGATAATCTTTTTCCGTTGAATCTGCCTTGAATCGCTTCTTTACTCCAATATTTTTCCAGCATCACACCCTTCCGTAACACAGTTGCAGCCATCAATCCATTCCCTGTAGAttacaaagagatagagatagatagatagatagagagagagagagaaagagagagagagagagagagagagagagagagagagagagagagagagagagagagagagagagagagaacaatacacCTAAAAATGTActtgaggaaatggagaggggacaTCCGAATTTCCTGATGTATTTTGGCAAATGCATGCACTGTTTGCTGGAACGAGGTATCTTAaaggcaacaacaataacaaaaaaatgtagaATGTGTAAACTGTAGAAGCAGTCGTAAATCGTGGCGGAGACGGCTGAAAAGCGATCTCCGCAACTGGCGGGGGAAGGTAGGGCAAGCGAGAACGATGACATATGGCTCCATTGAACGCATTTTTAGGCATATACAAAAGCACAGAGTGATACAGGTCCGGCACTCGCGTGTCCCTTCCTGCGTGGTATGGggcaaggggcgaggggaaaTGGTTAAAAAATGACGGATGGTACTTCAAAAACTATTTACATGCTTTTAATATGGATATTCAAATTCACATTTCAAAAA
Proteins encoded in this window:
- the LOC125031402 gene encoding eggshell protein 2A-like encodes the protein MTLCGCYLPLAKEVQIYDTDPVAVEAGRSRPYKERGLHNGEGALVSSSARISHSKMRITTLFVAVLVALAAMFTATEANPTFFKNKGGGGGKGGGGKYGGGGGGGKSGGKFGSGKFGLFGGEGHLFPLFGGLLGKKG